AGGAGGAGACAGATCTGCAGGAGGAACAGTTTGTGGAGGATTAGCCAGGAGATGGCAGTGGAGCGGATCACTGCCTGCTGCACGCTTCTCGAAGAAGCAAATGAAGTGGATGAAGGAAGGCAGCTCGCTCCTCTGACGGTATCGATGTTGGAATCTGTGCATGAAGTAACTTACCGAACTAGAAAACGTTTCCAGTTTGCAGCTTGTTTCTAATTAATTGCTAACATCCCGGGATCCCTCAAATTTTCACTTTGCTTAAGTTGTATTTCCCTAACTAGAGCCACCGAACGCTGTAAGTCCGTGTTGCAGCTGCAGTGACTCTTCGTTGTGGCTCTTGCCAGCAGAATTGTCTGAGCTCGTTTATGAATTGCACTGCGACAGAGCCCGGAGAGTTTTGTTCCTCCAGTATTTTCTAAATATGCTCAGCCACTTGAGGCTGCGGTGAGAGATTTGTCACCTCTGTCAGTCGCTTTAGAAACCGTTGAGATGATTGGTGTCAGTTGTTGTATTGGGTGACTGGCAAGGAGTAGGAGGATTTTTAGGCTTGGTTTATGAGAAAGCAGAGATTGAACTTGCTTCCATGTGAAAGAATAGGGTTTCCAGCTGAATGAGTGCAATGTGTTTTGCAAACTGGGCTGCAGTTGCCGAGAGCATCACCTCGCTCTGCTCGCCGGCTTGGTGGCGTGAGAGCCGCCGGAGCGGCCGATGCCACTGACCTGTAGTGTGTGCAGAGAGCCGGCGTTATCTCGGCGTCTCTTGTGCCACTTCAGCAGAAGCTTATCCATCTGATAAAGCGCCCTATCTTGTGGCCTGTGTTTCCTGATTCCTATGTGTTATATAGAACAGAACGTATAAAATACTTTGACTCCTGATGGGCAGTGACCTAACCACTCCTCCGGCGAGTCCTTGTTTCTTCCTTAGTGCCTTTTAGCATTAAATACAAAACTGAAGCCCGTGTCAACAGGAGAAATTCGCGAGAGCTCAGCTCAGGCTGGCGTAGCCCGCGCCGGGCACAGCTGGCCACTTGCTTTGTTGGGTGGCCCGACTGCACTGGGGGGGCTCGCAGAAAGGTGCGTGGGAAGGCCACCCCACGTGGTGCAGTGAAATGAATGGAGTTTGCTGTCTTGTTGCTTGTTAGCTCTTGAGGTTTTTTGTGTTATTGACCATATAAATATTACTCGGCCACTGAAAATTTATTGCTataaaagaaatactgtgtGTTAGAGACTACTGAGTTGGGGAGACGGCACGAGTAGCTGTAACTGAAGTTTCCTTATCCGTGCGCCTGGAAGACAGAGCTACAGGGATCAGCTCCCCCTGTGAGCGGAGGAAAGCTTCAGTTTTACTCTGAGCTTCCCCAAAATAGTATGGGAGAGCGTGGCCGCCAGTGCAAGGAGGCCTGACACAGGCGGCCAGATTGATCTCATGGGGGCTGCTGAACTGCTCTTAACCCAGCTGCTTCTGCGTGCTGCAGGATGGAAATAAAGCAAGGTGGGGGGAcgggatggacagacagacggcTTCGTGGACATTGTGGGCTTAGGGATGCTTATGTGCTGATGCAGTGCACGTGTCGGTGAGAAAACAGGAGGACAGACGTGGAGAGAGGCGTGCACCGGTGTATTCCTTGTAGGGCCGGGATGTTGTGGCCGTCGTGGGGAAGCCGTGTGTTCGTGCGAGGGCTGCCTGTCTGTTCAGGGGTTGCCAGGAGCCAGGTCAGCCCCATGCAGAAAGCGCTGTCCTCGCTTGCTCTCCGGGGCTCTTAACAGTGGAAAATCACTGGGATACAGGAATCACCCTTGCCAAACTCCTCCATCTGTGATGTTTCTGGAATGATCTTTGCCCCACTGTCTTTCAGTGGGAAGGAGACAGAAGGCAGCGGAGAATTTGCCCTTTCGCGTTTCCCACTTGCCTTGCACCCACTGACAAATCGCCCGATCGTGGTCCCCTGCGTCAGTCGGAGCTGGTGTTGACTCCAGAGGGGGTCACGCGAAAGGAGAAACAGCCAGAGCCACACTGTGCGGAGGAAAGGGGTGCGCTCTGCAGCCAACAGCCAGGATGTCTCAGACTAAATAATAGTAAATAAATAGAcgataaaatatttccttgatAACCAGGGTTGTCTCTCAGAAGAGGCCGGTGACTGCAGGCAGCTGTCGGTACGTAAAGGTCGGTGTCCTTTAGTGCCTGGGAGCAGGGGCCGCTAAGAAAGGTCTCGGAATCGCCAACCCTTTGGCTGCAGAAGCGCTCCgagctctgctcctggctggaaCTGAATTTTGACGAAATGGGGAAACTTCAGGGCATGGGGGGCTAAGGCTTGAGCGCTCCGACAACGTGGCGTTCCCCGGAGCGGccggccctcgtccagcccACGTAGGGACCAGAAAACTGTGGGTTTTGCAGACcttttgaattttgtttgcGTCCGGCCATTCTTAgacacttttaattaaaaagcaagacaaaCCCCAGCCTCTGGTGGTCTCCTAAGTACATGTTTTTCAGGCCGTGCGGCGgcgtcccctccctgcccacacccTCTGCCTCCAGCCTTTGAACAagctggccttttttttttttttttttttttttttttaatcgcaGGCGCCTCCCGTACAAATTAGACATCCTGGAAAACCGAGGATACCGCTTAAACACCACCCAGCAGCGCAGGGGAGTATTTTGGGGtgtgggcagtgctggggctgccctgcgTGTGTGCCTGGCCGGGCACCCTGCAATTCCGTGTCCCGGGGCAGAGCCGGTGCCTAAAATTATCCCGGGCCGTGGGTTCGGGGGCCGCGGGGAGCGCGGGGTGCCCGTACGGCGCCTTTCCCCGGAGCGGGGACGGCGGAGCTGGCACCGGCCCCCGGGCTGCTTTGGGGGAGCATTTGTGCATTTTTGGGGGGAGCATTTGTGTATTTTGGGGGaacatttgtgcattttttggggggagcaTTTGTATATTTTTGGGGGGAGCATTTGTATATTTTTGGGGGGAGCATTTGTCCATTTTTGGGGAGCATTTGTCCATTTTTGGGGGGagcatttgcattttgggggggagcatttgcatttttgggGGGAGCATTTGCATATTTTGGGGGagcatttgtgcattttttggggaacatttgtgcattttttggGGACCATTTGTCCATTTTTGGGGGGAGCATTTGTCCATTTTTGGGAGCATTTGTGCAATTttttgctccccccccccccgctgcgcTCGCCCCTTGTTTTGGGGCAGAAGCCCCCCAGGTCCCAGACCCGCTCCAGGCgctggccgggggggggggagcgctcGTCtccgcgccccctccccgcgggcTGTGGGCGTGGCCCCGGCGGGCCCCGCCCCCTGGGTGCGCGCCGGCGCGGCTGCCATTGGCTGCGCGGGCGGTGACGCGCGGGGACTGCGGTTGTTCGGCCGAGCCGCGCCGCGGCTCCGTTTGCGTCGCTTTAAAGGGGCCGCGCCCGCGGCAGCCCCGCCagcggcgccggccccgccgcaccgCACCGCGCTCCgcagccgccgctgcccggccccgtTCGCGGCCGAGACGCCGGGCTGCCTGCGCACCCACCGGGAGGCTCCGACCCGGTAAGGGGGCCCCGGGGGCCGGTCAGGCGCGAGGCTGCAGCGGGGCGACCGGTACCGGGAGCTGCCGACCTGGCAGCAGCTCCGAGGAGCGGTGCCCTGGCTGTCGGCACCGGGAGCTGCCGATCCCGgagggctggcggcggggccggggggtgcccccacccccccccgtgGGGGTCTccgccggccggggcggccggcaCCGATCCGGTAGGAccctgcggggagcggggcggctggTGCCGGTACCGGCAGGTGCCAGGCGGGCAGCAGCCTCCGAGCGCCGGCGGTGCATGAGTCAGCCCCGTTGCGGCTGCCGCCGGTACCGGGAGCACCCGAGGGGCGGCCGGGCGTGAGTCGGCACCGCTCGCCGGGCTGCAGCGCGCCGGTACCGGAGCAGCAGCCGCTGCGGGTCCCAGCAGCAGCGGCCGCGGGGAGCTGGCCCCGGTGCCGGGGGATGCTGCGGGACCGGCACCGACACCGGCACCGCGGCGGGGATCCGCGATCTGGGAGCCGCTTCTGGGCCCCCGCAAAGCCGCCGCCCGCCTGGCACCCGCCGCCCGCCAGCCCCAGCGCTTTGGGACCAAGCCCACCTCTTcggggatttatttttttttgttgcagagcagagagctccggccccggcggccgcggcgggagccCGTGGCTGCGGTAACGCCGCGGcttcctggcaggcagcaggaaaaataaacaccataaaaaaaaaaaaaaaaaaaaaaaaaaggaacatccCCATAACCCGAGGTGACCGGTCACGGTGTCGCAGGGGAGGGTGTTCCCGTTCCTGTTCACCCCTGCCCGGCGGATTTGGGGTGAAGCGGGAGCCGTGGGGCAGAAGAAGGGGCGAGGTGGCACCTCGGCGCGTGGAGGGGCTCGGGGACCCCTCCGAGCCCTGCCGTCCCGCAGCTTGgtcatttgctgctgcttcGGGAGCCGTGTAGCTGGCCAGCGATGGGAGCGGGTCGGGTTTTATTCCAGGAGCAGTGAAATTGTCTCACGATCCCGATGACGTGCCTGATGGTGCCGAGGTCTGTGCCGGAGAGGGAGAGTTTCCCCTCCTTTGCTTTTGGGGCAGCAGGACCCTGTCCTCTTGTTTTGCCCTTAATACTGCCCTAAGGGGTGGGAAACACGCGCCAAAGGTGAGTGGATGGGCTTTGAGTTAAACCCAAACACGCTGTACCCACCAGAAACATCAAATGGTTTTTTAAggttaaaaatgttaaaaacagaCGAGGAGAGTACGCTGGGGGATTAAAACCAGCCCGGGAACTGCACCTGCAGTTGGGAAGTGCCCCCGTGGCCCCTCGCTTTTGCGGTTCCCAGCCCCTCGGCGGTTCCCAGCTCCGAAATCAGGCGCTGGTCCCCGTCCACGCTCGCTTGGATGCGCCGGGGGCTCACGCAGGGCCTGATCCTGTGGCAGAGGGCGGGTGCGTAGCGCAGcactgctcctctccctgcagcgcGTCCTGCGCTGAACCCGTTACGGGATTAAGCCCGGAGTCGCGCGGCGGTGCAGAGATCCCCTGGGatgagcagcaggagctgatCTGCAGAGATAAGGAGGGTGGCGAATATTGCCGGGCCCCAGCCTTTGCTCCCTGGGCCTCTTCGGGGCAGAAAGACCCCCAGGATGGCTGGGGGTATTGCCAGAGGGGGAGAAAACATCAAGATTTGGGGGATAAACTACCCTGGGAAATTATTCTTGAGGTGAGCCCAGCAGCTCACCGCGTTTGACCGGGCGTATTTTGACCCTCATCCCCAATTCAGTTTGTTTAACCCTTTATGTTTGACGCAATTAATAAGCAAATATctgtcttattttctgtttcaatatTCAGGCTTTGCATAATGTTAGGAAGTGCGGCTGCTTTGCTTTTAGTTTGGAGGGAGTCCCTTTTTTGCAGAAGGTGGACGGACGTGCTCCCGGGAAGCAGCCGCCGGGTGAGTCATCTCCGCACAGAAATAGCTCTGCTAGGAGCGGTGGCACGGTCCTGCAGGGATTTCGTTTCTCCCTACTCCGGATGGAGCCGGCAGCTCCAACCCACGCCGCAAGCAGTGTGCCCACGGGCACCGCCGGCTCCTGGCTGGATTTAACAGGGAAATTCAGGGCTGGGAGATttgctgagaattttttttcctcatctccGCTCCCCTCCTGCGCGGGGCAGAGTCAGGGTTTgcggcagctgctgccagaccCCGCAGCTCAGCCTGCTTGCCTTTAGCTGGGGGGGAGCAGCGCTGGCTGACCGCGTCGCTCCTAGCGCTGGTATCTCCCTTTTCGGTGTCGGAAGGGGAAACCAGCGCATGGGGGAAGGATGCGATTTGCCCAACAGCCCCCAGAGGCCGGTGGTGAGAAATCCCATCCCAGAGCTTTATTCATTAAATAAAGCTGGCttagattttaatttctcctttgcatAAAAACAATGCGCATTTTGATACAATTAGTAGCAGCGTTGGGGACGGCTGAGAGCAGAAGGCGGCTCTTGCAGAAGTGTGGCAGGGATGCTCCGATCTCCCGCCGGTAGATGGGGGCAGCAATTGTCCGAGCTGACTTCGTGGATTATCATTTTCCTTAGAAATCCCGTAGAAAATGGTCCGGTGGCCTCGCTTCTCCCCCACGGCGGGGAAGCTGCTGTCAGGGTGCTCGGCTCTGTGCAGCCGCGGTGGCAGTGCCGGCGACACCGGGGCAAGGAGCCTGCCAGAGCAACcagttttgctttccagctCTTGGGAGCGGCTGGATTTATCCCTGCTGGGGCTTTTGGCGTCCACGGTGCTTCAGGGAGAGCAAAGCGGTgccggggaggtggggaggggaggcaggagctcccaGGGAGCTCCTCTGAGGACAAGTTAACGTGAGATCAGGGTGGCTGATGCCGCTTCCAACCTCGCGCTGGTCAGCTCTCGAAGGAGGCGAAACTAAAATAAGCCAAAAGAGCCCAAACTGGCTTTTCCCCAGCTCGTAGGTCAGTTTTTTTATGTGCATAACAAAACGTTAATTCAGGAGAGGTGGCTGGATGGAAGGTGTTTGGGGAACCTCAGCTGCAAAGCGCTGAAGGGACTCTGCATTGCGCAGAGGTTGCTGTTCAGGTCTGTGTTTGACCCAGTCTGCCCAAAATTCAAGATGCGTGCTGTTAGCCTTTCCAGgtttgcaaaatgcaaaaatctgagGCCCAGAAGAGCTTTTTGAGGGGCGGGTTTGCTCCCCGTGTCCACGTCGTCCCTTACAGCTGCCCGCAATGGTGTCCACGGGGCTAAGCAGCTGTTCCAGGGCTCTTTCCCTGTGCGCTGCATCGGTGCCGCAACGTCTCCTTAAGGCTTAGacccaaattattttctcaccGCTGGCAGCTCTTTAGAATATAACGACAAAAAttacaattacattttcatgtttaatctttttttcctgtttctcttggTTTGGACCTGAAAATCGTGGTGGCTAATCCCACTCCCAGGCTGGCTGTGGCATTATTTGGCTTCAGATGCTGTCTGTAAATAAATATCAGCTTTTGATGGATGCTTCTACAAAGAAATAGCTAGCGTTTGGTTTGAAGGTTTTACAAAAAGTCGCTTTTACAAGATTTCAACCCAGGGTTTAATTCTGAGTGCCCGTTTCCCATTGCAGCGTGCCACCTTTGAGTTGCAGTTGTGGTTTATTATTTTAGCAGAGTCGTGAATCGCGTTTGTGCCCAAAATAGTTTGATGCTCAGCTTCAAACCAGACAAATCCCCCACAAACCACCTTCAGCTGAACAACTCTTCCTGCTGTCGTGCtgatgacaaaaaaacccattgaAATCCTCTTAGCCCCAGCTAAGCCCAGCTGCCGGTGCCCAGTTAAAATTTCCCGTGTCCCAGTGTGTTattcctcctgccagcagccggCCGAGTTTCCAGCCGGGTTTGGCTGCgaggttggtttttttgaggCTTCCCATCGCTCTGCTTTCATCGCTGTGGACCACAAGAGGTCGGCAAAATTCAGGAGACGTAACCTGGGCTCTGCCTTGGCTCCGGGGCGGCAGACTGGCACCTCCTCGCCGGGGCTGCCTGGGCACTCGGTGTCATGCCAGGATAATTATTCCATTACAAGAAACACCCTAAACTAATTATACTGGAAGAGAATCAGGGCAATTTTGGAACAGGGCATGTGTTGCTGGGGTTTATTGCCGAGCCGTTCTGCTGGCCGCTTTCATGTGCGGCAAAGCCTGGGTGCTCGGGGGAATTAAGAGGGATCAGAAGCATTAAACGGGCTCTGCCCGCTCACCGTACTCTCCGGAGACCCCTTAATTCCTCCGCTCCTGGTGCAAAAGGTCCCGAGCTTGGGAGTTCGCTGCAGGACGTGGAGCCCAGCCGTGCCATGCCGTTTGGTGCTGTGCCCGAAGGTGGCAGCCGCGGAAAACCCGAGCCGTTAACCAAACTCCCCCTTCTTTGTggtttgcaggcaggagagcagcccAGCGAGCCCTAAGCGCTGCCTTCAGCACCGTGCTGCCTGCAGAGGGATggtcttaaaatgaaaaggtgcTGCGAGGGCGTCGGGCTGCCATGCCTGTTTAAGGTCAGTGCCATTCTCACCCATCTTATCCTCTCTGCGCGGGGCTGTCCCCTCTCTTCCCAGGGTCAGGGAGCAGGATTTGGGTCCCCATCCTGCAAACCTCTGTCCGCAAGTGGCGCAGGAGCTGCCGGGAGGGgagcaggtgctgctggggccGTCGTGGCTTTGGCCgaggggagggggtgggcaCCGGGAGCCCGGGCTGGGGCTCACCGGCTTCGCACCGTGTTGGCAAAGCGGGTTTACTTTGGTTttagagcagggcaggaggcggcTCTGAGTTATCCCAGGCTTCTCAGGAGCCCGCGGAGCCCAACCCAGAGGGAAACTGCATCCAGGTGATGGAGCAAAAATCAGCCTGCAAACTGGTTTCCTTTGTTGGGAAGAGCCAGACTTGTCCTGGCAGCAAGAGGGGTCTGCAGGGACACAGACCCCTTCTCAGGGGTGGGACAGGAGCAGGTTGGGGAGTagacaccccctcccccccaaggACCCTCCCTGCGCaagtctagtctacccttgattggcttagagtagacttggtagtgtaggttaatggttggactggatgatcttaaaggtcttttccaacctaaacgattcgatgattctatgaaaacaccCCGAGGCGCGTGCTCTCCCCGCGTCCCTTGGGAGGACGCGTGCGGCCCTAGCTCAGCACAGTGACCGCCATGACTGCAGGAACGGGATTAGCGGTGACAAAATGATCTCTTTATAGGCAGGATAAATGCCTTAGGGCCGGGGCTGAGGTATGTCAGCAGGGGATTAGCCCCCCGCAAGCCCAGCTGGGCTAGTAAGCTGCCTGTGGGCAAGGTAGCCAAGGAGCATTGCTCTGCGGGGCTGGCAGCCTCTTGCTGCTGTGGTTGCCACCATCACTGTGCCGGGGCCGAAGCACCGTGCCTTGAACTAATGGCTGGGTGTTACCCTTCCGCCTCACAGGGTGTTGGTATGGCCAGCCCCCGGCCTCCCAAATACCTCCTCGTCTTCGATTTCGACGAGACCATCATCAACGAGAACAGCGATGACTCCATCGTCCGAGCAGCGCCGGGGCAGGCGCTTCCGGAGCACATCCGACAGACCTTCCGCGAGGGCTTCTACAACGAGTACATGCAGCGCGTCCTGGCGTACATGGGGGACCAGGGAGTCAAGATGGGCGACTTCAAGACTGTCTACGAGAacatccccctgtcccctggcATGCCGGACCTCTTCCAGTTCCTCTCCAAGAACCATGAGCTCTTCGAGATCATCCTCATCTCCGACGCCAACATGTTCGGCATCGAGTGCAATCTGAGGGCAGCTGGTTTCTACTCCCTCTTCCGCAAGATCTTCAGCAACCCGTCCAGCTTTGACAAGAAGGGGTACTTCACCCTGGGGCCCTACCACAGCCACAAGTGCCTTGACTGCCCGGCCAACATGTGCAAACGCAAAATCCTGACGGAGTACCTGGCCGAGAGAGCCCAGGAGGAGGTGGAGTTCGAGAGGGTCTTCTACGTGGGAGATGGTGCCAATGACTTCTGCCCTTCCGTGACTTTGACTTCCGCCGATGTGGCTTTCCCGCGGAAGGGCTACCCCATGCACCGCATGACGCAAGagatggagaagcagcagcctggagcCTTCCAGGCCACTGTCGTCCCCTGGGAGTCGGCTGCAGAGGTCGCCCGCTATCTCCAGGAGGTCCTCAAGAAGAAGTGTTGAGGATGGCACGGAAGAGACTTGCGTACTATAAGCggctgggaaaggagaagcCTGGGGGGATCACGCCCCGTGCCCCGCACTCATCGGCACTGCCCGCTCAGCCCCCGCTGCTGCAttgctttcctgcctttcctctccGAGCTCCTTTCTTCCCGGTGATTAAAGCACTTTCTCTAGGtccccccttctccttcccctgccgTGCTGAGATGAAGCCTTCTCTATGCAGCTCGGACATCTGCCCAGCGTGGGTATTTGCCAACACTAATggtgatcttttttttattgaggtttttgtttggttttttgttttttttttttttttacccttttgaCTTCACAAGAGCAATTCCTAAAAGACCAGGCGCTGGCTCCCTGTGGGCTGGGCCCTGCACATGCTTCCTCCTGCCTTCATCCCCCTCACCTGCCCGGCCACACCAGGAGCCACGTGCTGTTGCCTTGAACCTGATGCTTGAGGGCTCCTTGCCTCTTCGTGAGGCCACTGGAAATTTAACCTTGGAAATTCGTGCTGCCCAGGCTCCCTGGCTTGCCCTCCGCAGGGCAGCCCCTGGCTTAGCTGCTGGGCTTTGCAATGGAGATAATTGTCCCTTGAGACtttattctctgaaaaaaacatgacaCGAGGAACAGGAAACCATTTGGAAAGGTGGtaccttggggggggggggggggggggaacacccACAACACacttctcccccatccccacccgcTTGCCCAGGGCATCCCGCTGCGGGGAGGAGGACCTGCCCCTGCCTTCCACGTCCATCCTCTGCTTCCAGGGCAAAGCGGCCCGGGGCGCGCAGGTTCCTCACCATTACTGGTGTCTCCTCGTGTTTGCTGGGTGGGGTGGGCTCCCCTCTTGCCCCAGAGAGGTGAATTTCCCTCCTGACCTGGTCGAGAGGTGCCGAACCTCCCCCGGGAGGTGTTGGTGCTGTAGCACTTCTGGCATCGGGTCCTGGAtgccgcccctcgccccgctgcaGTATTAATTGCCCCCATCTAATTGCACTCTGCAGGGGGGACCTGCAGTAGTCGCTGCTCTCTGGTGTTGGCTTCTCCTGGATTTATCCACAGCCTTACCGGCCCCGAGGGTGGCTCGTAACTGCTCCAAAGCGTAGAAACCCTGACAGCAAACCTGAGCAGGAGGAATTAACCAAAGCAGCCCTGAGTTGTTCCTCCTCTGTTTCATTTCCCCGCCCCctttgttcttcctcctccGGAGCCTGTTCAACTGTGTGGAACTTAAAGCCATggaatagagagaaaaaaacaaaaaaaaaacaaaaaaaaaaaaaccaaaaaaaacaacccacaaacccaaaaaaaacccaaccaaccatatatatgtgtgtatgtatatctCTATCGcgctctctctatatatatattgGAGATACACAAGTTGTTTGTATCCAGGACATAAACCTGGGTGTGAAATGGCTCTTTGAGTGCCATGAACGTGTTGGTTCTCTTCCTTGGGCTGttgcgggggctgggggggggggggggtggggtggggtgtcaCAGCGTTGGAgggggagcagcagagcagggccaggCCACACGCGATGCTCTGTGGGGTCCCCTCTGCGTCCCAAGCTGATGGGGACGGCGGGCAGGTTCTGGGGCCGGGTGCTGCGCTCCTCCTCGTCCCTGTGGGCACCCAGCCCCATCGCCTCCATCTGCGCTTTAAGTCCTGCGCAGCGCTCGCTCTGCCCGCGAGCACGGCCGGGATCAGCCCGCGGGACCAACGCGCTGCCCGCCGCGTTTCCGTCGGCCGAGGGAGCTGCGGTGTCCCGGTGCTAAACCTTATcggcaccagcagcagccagtgctgctgtcattaaagccaaagaaaaggaagagggaagaggggccaGGCAGAGGGATGCGCTGGGTGCTGGAGGCTGCCAGGGTGCAGCGGCACCCAATCTGGCTGCCCACGCAGGGGCCGAGCTGTGCAAAACCCCAGCTGTGCAAAGCCAAAATCCAAAAGCGAAGCGCAGCCCTGCCCAAGCAGGAGCAGGACGCGGCCGatccggggcggggggacgctgggggctgcctgccctccgTGCTCAGAAGGGCTCCACGTAATTGCCGGGGAAGAAACCGGCTTCCTCGCCCATGACGCCCTCGCACCAGCCGTCCGAGTACCGCCGCATGATGAAGAGGAGGGCGCCGGGCTGGAAGGAGAGCTCGTTGTCCTTCTGCCGCGTGTAGGGGTACAGGGCCACCACTgccagaggagggagaggggccGTGGAGGCCAGCGCAGAGGACGGGCCGCCACCGGGAAGGGTGGGACCTGAGCAGAGCACGGCATCGCTCGCCGTCCCAGCCCTGGCCGGTGCCGGGGCAGAGTGGGGCCCTCGGTGCCATGGTCGCGGGCAGGGGCTCAACCCAAAGCACCACGGCGGAGAGATcggggggacgtggggagcCACCGTACCTTTCTCCAGGTAGTTCTCCGGGACCCAGGGGGGGTCCTCTGCGGCAGGCGGCAGCGGTGGGGCCAAATCCTCAAAGTTGGGCAAAGCTGGCGGTGATGGCGGTGGCAGCTCCAGGTCATCGGGGGCTGCAAAACCCCGGCAAAATCGATGTGGGACGAAGGGCTCCATGGGGAGCGGAGGCCATGTGcagcccccacctccccacagccccccacgCTGAGCAGCCCCGGCCGCCGAGCGCTCACCTGGGGGCAGGAGGTCCAGCGGGGGCATGGCCAGGTCCCCTGGCAGTGGCAGGGGCAGGTCCCGGGGagaggcgggggcggcgggacgGCAGCCGCAGGCACTGGGGATGGTCCTGGCAGGGAGCTGAGCAGCGGGGGTGCGGGGATGCCTTcaccgggggctgcgggggctccGCTGGAGCTGAGGGGGAGGAGTGGCGGTGGCTGggggctggctctgccccccaCTCTTGGAACACAGAGGCTTGCCCCATGCCAGGACGGGGTGCCACTTGCTGCGGCCACCGCAGGCAGGATACCCCAGCATCTGCGTGCATACCCATTCAAGCCCTTCCCcactctgtgcctcagtttccccactggGGACCTTCTCTTGTACGGGATTTTGCTCTAG
The sequence above is a segment of the Pelecanus crispus isolate bPelCri1 chromosome 18, bPelCri1.pri, whole genome shotgun sequence genome. Coding sequences within it:
- the PHOSPHO1 gene encoding phosphoethanolamine/phosphocholine phosphatase; translation: MKRCCEGVGLPCLFKGVGMASPRPPKYLLVFDFDETIINENSDDSIVRAAPGQALPEHIRQTFREGFYNEYMQRVLAYMGDQGVKMGDFKTVYENIPLSPGMPDLFQFLSKNHELFEIILISDANMFGIECNLRAAGFYSLFRKIFSNPSSFDKKGYFTLGPYHSHKCLDCPANMCKRKILTEYLAERAQEEVEFERVFYVGDGANDFCPSVTLTSADVAFPRKGYPMHRMTQEMEKQQPGAFQATVVPWESAAEVARYLQEVLKKKC